Proteins found in one Candidatus Anaeroferrophillus wilburensis genomic segment:
- a CDS encoding prepilin-type N-terminal cleavage/methylation domain-containing protein: MSTMKMIRVQSRSHFFGKQGFTLVELMITVAILAVLATVAIPLYRNYLNRARQSDAIIGLKASQMAQEQFFSENNRYCDTICLLPGFGNTNVNSFNKGVYTLTVNNSAATTFVLEALAVIDGSTDRWTIDQDDINPVADTAMPGLPGFSVFRWIFD, encoded by the coding sequence ATGAGTACTATGAAAATGATACGTGTACAATCCCGATCACACTTCTTTGGAAAACAAGGATTTACTTTAGTGGAGCTAATGATAACGGTCGCTATTTTAGCTGTTCTAGCAACCGTAGCCATTCCACTATACAGAAACTACCTCAACCGGGCCCGGCAATCTGATGCCATTATTGGGTTGAAGGCCAGCCAGATGGCTCAGGAACAGTTTTTTAGTGAAAACAATCGCTATTGTGATACCATCTGTCTATTACCGGGATTTGGTAATACCAATGTCAATAGTTTTAACAAGGGTGTTTATACTCTTACCGTTAATAATTCAGCGGCTACAACATTTGTGCTGGAGGCACTTGCAGTTATTGATGGCAGTACCGACCGATGGACTATTGATCAAGATGATATTAATCCAGTAGCTGATACTGCTATGCCTGGATTGCCAGGATTTTCAGTTTTTCGCTGGATATTTGATTAG